The nucleotide window CTGGACATGGAAGACATGCTTAACCACGTTGACCTGGTGATTGAAGCTGCTTCTCCCCAGGCAGTTGAAAAAATGGTCCCTCCCATCCTTAAAGCAGGTAAGGATGTAATTGTTATGAGTGTAGGGGGGCTTATGGATGTTAAAGTCCGGTCAAAACTGCAAAAATTAGCTAAAGAGAACAATTGCAGAATATATGCCCCTTCAGGAGCAATTGTTGGATTGGACGGGATTAAAACTGCATCTTTAGGTAAAATTGAACGAATCACACTGGTAACCCGGAAACCACCGCGTTCACTGGGAATCACCACCGAAAAAGAGACCATACTCTATGAGGGTAAAGCCAGTGAAGCAGTTAAGAAATTCCCTCTGAATATCAATGTAGCAGCCACAGTAAGTATAGCTGCGGGTCAAGAGATTGACGTTAAGATCATAGCAGACCCCCAGGTAGACCGGAACATACACGAATTAGAAGTGGTGGGTGACTTTGGAGAATTCCGTACCACAACTCGTAACCTCAGATGTTCTATGAACCCTAAAACCAGTGTTTTAGCCGCATATTCAGCCATTAAACTACTTAACAGTCTCAATGAAAATCTGCTGGTCGGGACTTAAATTTATTGAGATTAGTAGCTTAAACTCATTTGATGGTAAGAACCTAAATTCATTTACTTTAGGGACTTAAATTCGTTGATATGGACTTAAATTCATTGATAGTAGGAACTTAAATCCATTTTTTTATAAAATTGATTTCCGAGAGAAATTGATTTTATAAAAAATTTTTATAAAAATCTATTTTTACCATGATACAACACAGATCACTACCTAACCTATACTCCACAAATCAGTATTAAGGCATCCATACCTTAATTTATAATTAATATAATAATTTTAATAGGATCTGTTAGTTTACTAGAATCAGATTCATAATAATCTATTAAAAAAAATATATTTTCTGATAAAAAAGAATTTAACTGATTAAATGAAAGAATATGAAATATTTTCCAGTTTAAAGGTTCCCTTCACTTCCCCTACTGTGGTTAGACTTGACGGTAGGAATTTCTCACAGTTATCTCGTAAACTGGAATTTGAAAAACCATACGACCCCGAATTTGTTCGGATAATTTCTGAAGCAGCTCGTCTGCTCTTCCAGGAGTTCAGCCCCAAACTTGCATATGTGTTTTCCGATGAAGTTAACCTGCTACTGGGAGAAATACCCTTCGCAGGCAGGGTGGAAAAGATAGACTCAGTTATGGCCAGTTTCTTATGCGGAGCATTTACCCGTAAGATCATGGAGCAGGATGAATTCAAGGAAAAAATTAGCGAAACGAAACCTATTTCCTTTGATTCCAGGGTGATTCCATTATCCCGTGATAAAGTGATGGAGTACTTCCAGTGGAGGCAGTTGGAATCCTGGAGGAACTGTCTGAATGGATACTCATACTGGACACTAAGAGAAGACCATTCCCGGGAAGAAGCAATGAAAATCCTCCATAAAAAGAAAAGCAGCCAGTTGCATGACCTACTCTTCGAAAAAGGCATTAAAATAGCTCATATGCCTACCTGGCAGAGAAGGGGGATTGGGATCTATAAAAAAGGGTTTGAAATTGAGGGTTTAAATCCGTTGACCCATGAAAAAGTCATATCACAAAGGAAGAAAATATTTGTTGATTGGGAGCTTCCACTCTTTGATGAGGAGTTTTTCAGGGGAAATTCACTGTTAAAATGATTGAATAACTAATCAAAATGAGTTAACCTTATTTATAAAGAATTAGGTTTTATCTAGAGAATTAATCTTATTAATTTATTAGATTATAAGTTACTGGGATTTAAAACATAAAAAAATGATCCATTATGACTGAAAAAAAAACATGGATGGACAAAATTATAGGGCATGTCCTTGGGAATAAAGATAAAAACTTTCAGGAAATCCTTATTGACCGGGAAGTTGTAGAAGAAATAATCCAAATCGCCCGAAAAGCTCATCCATTTGAATTTGTAGCCATGTTAGAGGGTAAGATTAAAGATGAAACCCTGAAAATTGATGGTCTAGTCTTTTCAGCTGGTGAAACATCCCATCAAGGTGCAGTTATAAATACGTTTATGATACCCCTATCCACTGGCACCGTTGGCTCAGTGCACAGTCATCCGGGCCCCAGTGCATCTCCATCTACAGCAGATCTGCAAATGTTCGCCAAAAATGGGTATTTTCATTTAATAATCGCAGAACCCTACATTGAAGAGAGTATGATTGGATATAACTCATTTGGTGAGATAACCCGTTATAAAATAATTTAAGTAATTATAAAATAATTTGAGTCATTTAATAATTATATAATGATTTAAACTATTCTAAGTAATTTATAACCTAATCCAATAACATTTCTCACCATATATTTCTCATTTTAATTCTCAATATTTTAATAAAAAAGTAGTAAATAAAAAAAAGTTTTGATCAACCTTTTTCAAAAGGTTGAATTACAGGTTAAGTGCCACTGCATCATAAACCTGGTCCAGGC belongs to uncultured Methanobacterium sp. and includes:
- a CDS encoding tRNA(His) guanylyltransferase Thg1 family protein — encoded protein: MKEYEIFSSLKVPFTSPTVVRLDGRNFSQLSRKLEFEKPYDPEFVRIISEAARLLFQEFSPKLAYVFSDEVNLLLGEIPFAGRVEKIDSVMASFLCGAFTRKIMEQDEFKEKISETKPISFDSRVIPLSRDKVMEYFQWRQLESWRNCLNGYSYWTLREDHSREEAMKILHKKKSSQLHDLLFEKGIKIAHMPTWQRRGIGIYKKGFEIEGLNPLTHEKVISQRKKIFVDWELPLFDEEFFRGNSLLK
- a CDS encoding aspartate dehydrogenase produces the protein MRVGILGCGAIANIITNFAMEGKLGVEIKFFYDRDMERAENLASQVDGRVVLDMEDMLNHVDLVIEAASPQAVEKMVPPILKAGKDVIVMSVGGLMDVKVRSKLQKLAKENNCRIYAPSGAIVGLDGIKTASLGKIERITLVTRKPPRSLGITTEKETILYEGKASEAVKKFPLNINVAATVSIAAGQEIDVKIIADPQVDRNIHELEVVGDFGEFRTTTRNLRCSMNPKTSVLAAYSAIKLLNSLNENLLVGT
- a CDS encoding Mov34/MPN/PAD-1 family protein, producing MTEKKTWMDKIIGHVLGNKDKNFQEILIDREVVEEIIQIARKAHPFEFVAMLEGKIKDETLKIDGLVFSAGETSHQGAVINTFMIPLSTGTVGSVHSHPGPSASPSTADLQMFAKNGYFHLIIAEPYIEESMIGYNSFGEITRYKII